From the Lactuca sativa cultivar Salinas chromosome 9, Lsat_Salinas_v11, whole genome shotgun sequence genome, the window TCGGCCCCACATCAAAACAGTTGAAACAGAAGCGATGTCATCATCCAAGATGACAATATCTGAGCTTTGTTTCGCGACTTCTGTTCCTTGAATCCCCATTGAAAGACCGATATCAGCTTCTTTGAGCGCGGGTGCATCGTTTGTTCCATCCCCAGTGACTGCAACCACGTGGCCTTTTCGTTTCAAACACTGCACCATTAGAAGCTTGTCGAAGGGAGAAGATCTTGCCATTACGCGAATCTTATCAACTTTTTGCATTCTTTCTTCTTCTGTTAGGTTACGAAACTCGACACCTTCTATCACTTGTTCTTCGCATACTTCTTCACTGGATTCGAGTATTCCACATTCTGTGGCTATTGCTTTTGCTGTGAAAACATTGTCTCCGGTGATCATTTTGATTTCAACCCCAGCAGACCTACAGGTGTCTATAGCTTTTTTGGCTCCTGGTCTACATGGATCTTTTAGCCCGACAATCCCTAGCAATGTCAACCCTCCTTCTGATAGTGTTTCATCTTGCTTATACGCGAAAGCAATGCATCTTAGGCTACTCGCTGCCATTCCTTCAATTGTTTTCTCGAGTTTTTTTCTCTCATCGTCATCCATAATTGTTATACACCCGTTGCTCTCGTAATAACTTGAGCACATTGCGAGAACCATTTCAGCAGCTCCTTTCCAGTGCACGTGTATAGTGTGGTCCGCCTCACGCCTGATTAAAACCCCACTACGTTTTTTCTTCGAGTTGAACGTCTCGACGTGTACAACACTCGAACTCTTTTTCAGTTTCTCCATGTCCATTTCCAAATTTGTAACCGCCCACGATAATATCGCTTTTTCAGTTGGACTCCCGGAGTATTCGGTTACATCTCCTGATTTGAAAACCGTACCCGTGGTGTTAAACCCGATTCCTTCGTGTAGAAGTTGAAGGACTTCTCCAGCGATTACATTGGTAGAACTTGAAATATAATCATGGCCGAGCCAGAACTTTGTTACAGTCATTTGATTCATGGTTAGAGTCCCGGTTTTATCGGTGCATATAACAGTGGCTGAACCCATGGTCTCACAGGCGGATAGCTTCCTAACCATGGCTTGATCACTCATCATTCGTTTCATGGAGTACGCGAGTGTGAGCGTGACAGCTAGCGGTAGACCTTCCGGGATGGCCACCACCACGATGGTTACCGCCGCCGAGAAGATACGTGTAACCGAATCGAACACCTCGTTTATATTAGTTCGCTTCCCGTTATACTCTTTATTACCATATTCGTCTTCTGTGTTTCCCGTGAAATAACGAATTAACATAACTGTTAAAACTAGGAAAGCGACAGCGAGACCTACCTTTCCGATTGAGGATGTCAGTTTGTTGAGGCGAGCTTGTAATGGTGTTTCTTCGTTATTGTTATCGCTAGTGATTGAACTCATCATTTTTCCCCACGTGGTGTTCATTCCGACTGATAACACCAGCATCCGACAATTCCCATCGACCACTTTGGAACCGGAATACAAGAACGGATTCCGGAGGGAATCGGCATGTAATGGTTCGCTCTCGCCAGTCATGCTTGACTCATCGATTAGAGTGGAATGCCCGTCGATGAACAGCCCATCCGCTGGAATCTGGTCTCCGATGTTTAAAATCACAACATCTCCAACGACTATATCGAATATGGAAATCTTTTGTCTTCTTCCTTCTCTAACAACGTCAATCTTGATATTATCACTTATTTTCGACAAATTGTGGAACTGACCCTCTTGTCTGAAGTTACTAATCGCGGATACAACGATAACAAGAAATACCGCGAGGAATATGCTTCCACCTTCATACCATCCTTCTCCAATTCCGTTTTCTTTGATTCCGAATCCAAGAGAAAGTGTGGCACAACCAAGTAGTATAAGAATGGTTATATCTTTAAAAGCCTCGATAACAAAATAAAGCAAACCTTTTGGAGGTTGCTTTGTGTAAGTATTCGAACCGAACACCGTTCGAATACGGTCTAAATCTCGAGAGTCCATCCCGTTCTCGAGATTAATTCTGAGCCCATTGGCTAAGCCGTTGACGCCACCAAACTCGTGCAGCTTTTCCAAGTCTTTGTTTTTTAGGGTGTCAGTGAGATGTGTCGGATTAATATCCGACACATCTTTGATACCCTTCTTGGGAACATGATGTTGGATGATTTCGATGACAGAATAGGAAGGGATGGAGATGATTTCTGAAATTGGTAGTGAGTTGGAGACAATGTTTTTGGCAATGGAAACCATGGTGTTGGAGAAGTAAATGGTGAAGTATGCACGACGCCATCTTTTTTTAGCTATTGTGAGGGTGGTTTTGCTTATGTTGTACAACATGATGCCGATGTCGTGTGTTTGGAATTCTTGTACCATTTTGATTGCAAAAGTTGGAAAATGTGAAAGGGGTTGAAGATGGTGTGTGGTGTATTGTTTCCCGGCTACGGTCTTTAATTTATATACCAAAGATATCCAAGATATGTCTAAGGAAACTTCTAAGAACTTGGAATTCATCTTCTCAGCAATACTGTATTTATGCAAAAATTTAAAgagtatatttatttattatactcGGTTCCTATTTACCGAGGAACTTTTTACGTCTTTATAGTAATATTCCTGGTACCTTCGTACCTATGTCATTCTGAATAGAGCAAATAACAGGTAACGAGGTATTTTCACTTGAGGTTAATTACTTCTATATAACgtgttttcaaaatcaaaattttaatgtTTATGTTATAATAGTTATAGGTCGTTAAACTTCGATTTTAAAAGggtaattaaaatataaattcgtAAATACTACGTGTAATTTCTTAATAGCTAGTATAGTTTTCTTGAAATTTAATGGGAATTATATATAATTACTCTTTAATTAAGTCAACAAAGTATTGTCACAAAAAAAGTTCAAACAATGTACCAAATTCGTGTCAAGCCAATAAAGGAATGAGGTAGTTTGTTTCTTGGTGCCATGGAGTGTGCGTGACGACGTGAAGTTGTTACAtcactttaatttttttttcaaacaacaaTAAATATAATGTGTTtgactttttttatttttctcacGAAATCTATTCCTGTACTCAAAACAAAATTAATAACGATTCTACCGCGTAAACTCTTAACTCTCGTTTTATTTGTTACAATTAGAGAAGAATTACTTAGCAATAAATCTACTTGTTGTCCACGGCATTGAGATAAATTAGAATAGTGAAACTTAACAATGTAAATGTATTAGATACTGttcacatacaaacatatattaaaatattattaccTCCTTAAATAATATATAGGTGTGAGAACGAGATATCAAAATCCTAACTGGTCGAAATTGTAGAAAGATCGAATTTAACCATCaacattattttattattttacgaAATCAAATTTTGCTAAATTTTATAGAGTCCAAATAAACCGGATAAATTAAATGACAAAGTTATATGAAAAAATAGAATGACAATAGTGTTGAATAGTTGTGGATGGCCTAATATGAATAACATGATTTTATTTGATTCCCATTAAATTATTTGTGATAAATAGTCGATAACAATTGAGATCATATTTTGACGTAAAACTGAACACATGGTATGAGAATTTTCCTAGCATTTAAAGTCGATCCAAAAAGTACTTTCTTTTGCAAGTTTCGCTAAAAGTAGTTTATGACTTTAAATGAAATCTAAACCGTCAAAATTTCAAAGGTTCTTATCAAAATTCACCGGTTTTATGGAATTTGTACAAAACTCGAATATATAAATGCtaaaaaacttttaaaactaaacaTATCGACTTCGGAGTCCTAAATAAAAGAACTCGAGTCAAAAGCTATCGTGAGCAGCTTGACAAAACGTGAGCTAGTCGACATATTTATGTCAGCCATGCAAATTATTACAAATCTCCCATGAAGTTAAAAAAAGGGAGATGTTAAGTGACAGGTGTTTTTGCTTCCGGTATGGGTTTACGCGGCGGCAGGTCGGTGAATCAAAAGCTTATCAAATGATTTACAATAATTACATTTTAGAAAATAAGGGCAATTAATTAAGGGGCAAATAATTAAGGTGTCCATATTGCAATATGAGGTGTCTTTTTAGGCAACCCCTTTtataatcgaaaaaaaaaaatgatcaaTCAGATCTAGTTTTATGGTATGTTCcatattttatgtgtttttatcgtttattaaaaaaaacattaaattaaagaAAGAACTATGCGATCATAACATCTGTCTGTGTGCGGTGTACTGTACATAGCGGTATATGGTATTGCACCGTAGTTTGCGATAAACATCTCGCCGACCCCCACAAAAAATATGGTATGTGTCCCGCACGTTACTGTTTCACCGTAACTCGAATTTGAACTTTAACCAATAGTTGGCAAATGGCTAGAATGctgatttttcatttcaaaaaacaCTATAAATACGCAGTAATCTATTATATTTTTTCACACACAAATCATTCTCGATTCATACCATATTTGAAACATTTGCGTTCCAAAAATGAattcaaacaaccataaatttACTGTTCGTAGCAAATCACGTGCAAATGTTCATCCATTGGAAAACCATGATTTGACCattggcattacaaggaaagaccatgacttCGCCCATTGCAGAAAGTGACTACAAGACTATGATTTGGCTCATAGCATTCACTCGGGGTTGAGATAAACTCATTATTTTATGTATGATTGTTATGTATGTTATATACATGTTGATAGGAGAGTTGGTAAGTCGGAGTTAGAGCCAAGTACTTTGTCTAGATGCCTTGTATATATGATGGAATATGTGGTGTaatgaggaactcactaagctttatgcttataggtATGGATATAAATGTTTTGTAGATTGTTCGTGAGAAGAGCTTGGTGTGACTGTATACACGCATCGAAAATAATGATTTTTGTTGTCTTGTAATTCAACTCTAATAACATTATGGTTTCAAAAAATTGAATGTTACTTATTGTTTTTAAgttaaaagttttaattggttaatctattttaaaaatagaaaatatctttgtaatttttgggacgttacaagttggtatcagagccctagtttgatggATTTGGTCATTCTCAATGACTACCTTTTTAGTGAATTCATTGCTTGCTCTAGTGCTTTTTTACTCGAATATGAGTCGTCCTTTGTATCTCAATCCTTCTGCAGAAGTTTCGATATGTCCCTTGGGGAGTTGGTGTATCTATTGTGAGTTACCATCGCTAACGAACACAAGGTTTCTGTTTCGAGCATCTCCCGTAATTGTATTTTGGGGATATATGGGGTGTCTTACCCAATTGATCTGATTTCGATCCCTATGGGGACGTGTGCATGATTGTAGGATTGGATTGGATGAGCATGTTTGGAGCTCTGattgattgagagagagagagagacaactAGTGgttgttcgaaccccaagtgaggAAGAACTAACCATTTATGGAGAGGGTACAAGGGTTGGTTCATCTTTCAATTCTGCTACCAGGGCTAAGCAATGTCTTCAGCATTGATGTTTCGGTTATCTCGCGTATGTAGTCGACACTCGGGTTGAATGGAAAAAGTCAATTATTGATGTCTAGGTAGTTTGGGAGTTTATAGATGTCTTCCTGAGAGATTTACCAGGCGTTCCTCCCGTGAGACAtgtggagtttaggatcgattTGATTTGTGGTGCGGCCTCGATTGCTAAGGCATCGTATCGCCTCACGTCACCttagatgcaagagttgtcctcacaactgcaggagctgttggGCAAGGATTTTGTCTGACTGAGTAGCTCGCCTTGGGATcactgatcctttttgtcaaaaagaatgATGGTTCTCatcgaatgtgcattgattacatgGAGTTAAACAGGTTGACAGTGAAGAACGGTTATCCACTCCCAATAATTAATGACCTTTTCGATCAGTTGGGTGCATCTTGGCTCTCCAATATCGATTTAAGGTCGGGATACCACCAGATGAGATTTGGAGAGGAGGACATTGAGAAGATGGCCTTGCGAACTcaatatgggcattatgaattcgtagtaatgtcatttgggctcaccaatgcacctgcaacattcatggatttgatgaatcgggtgagCAGGTGGATGCTCAATCGGTCAGTTATCGTGTTTTCTAATGAGAttatggtctactccaagactagcgagcagcatgaggaacacctACGGGAGTTACTTGGAATGTTGAGGAAGGAGAGgttatatgccaagttctccaagtgtaacATTCGTGATTCCAAGGTATTGCTAATTTATTTAATCTTGCATTTATTTGTTTCGGGCCATGAAGTTGTTTGGGCTTGAGCTTGGGCCTCTTCGTGTTTGGGCTAGCTGAAGTCGTACGTTGGGCATAAGCCTGGCATACGTCGTGGGTAGTAAGATCAAGGAAAACGAGGAGCCATGCACGTACGCACAGCGTACAAagtggtacgcgcaacgtacgtgTGCTAACTCaaaaatcctaatttttagggttcagCCATATAAATATGTCATTATATCCCATGCCCCTGCCTCCTTAgctcagaaaccctaaaatctaaCCCTTATCATCCTTGTGTGTTCTTGACCTTGTGGAGATCATTTTTGGTAGCTTGGAGCCATGGAAAGAAGAAAAGGAAGTTGGTGAAGGAGAGTTAGTGAAGCTTGAGCTTGAAGATCTGAATACCCACTCTCGTTGCATCTCTCACATGCAATGAAATACACACATATGATTTGGGATAAAGCAGTAGGTGATGAAGATGGCCATAGATGGTTAATAGAGGGGAGTGAGAAGAAGAATGTTGATTTGTTGTGCTATCTGCAAATGGCGATGAAGTTTGTTATACGgatgggggggagggggggggggggtggaatgGT encodes:
- the LOC111921684 gene encoding calcium-transporting ATPase 12, plasma membrane-type, which produces MNSKFLEVSLDISWISLVYKLKTVAGKQYTTHHLQPLSHFPTFAIKMVQEFQTHDIGIMLYNISKTTLTIAKKRWRRAYFTIYFSNTMVSIAKNIVSNSLPISEIISIPSYSVIEIIQHHVPKKGIKDVSDINPTHLTDTLKNKDLEKLHEFGGVNGLANGLRINLENGMDSRDLDRIRTVFGSNTYTKQPPKGLLYFVIEAFKDITILILLGCATLSLGFGIKENGIGEGWYEGGSIFLAVFLVIVVSAISNFRQEGQFHNLSKISDNIKIDVVREGRRQKISIFDIVVGDVVILNIGDQIPADGLFIDGHSTLIDESSMTGESEPLHADSLRNPFLYSGSKVVDGNCRMLVLSVGMNTTWGKMMSSITSDNNNEETPLQARLNKLTSSIGKVGLAVAFLVLTVMLIRYFTGNTEDEYGNKEYNGKRTNINEVFDSVTRIFSAAVTIVVVAIPEGLPLAVTLTLAYSMKRMMSDQAMVRKLSACETMGSATVICTDKTGTLTMNQMTVTKFWLGHDYISSSTNVIAGEVLQLLHEGIGFNTTGTVFKSGDVTEYSGSPTEKAILSWAVTNLEMDMEKLKKSSSVVHVETFNSKKKRSGVLIRREADHTIHVHWKGAAEMVLAMCSSYYESNGCITIMDDDERKKLEKTIEGMAASSLRCIAFAYKQDETLSEGGLTLLGIVGLKDPCRPGAKKAIDTCRSAGVEIKMITGDNVFTAKAIATECGILESSEEVCEEQVIEGVEFRNLTEEERMQKVDKIRVMARSSPFDKLLMVQCLKRKGHVVAVTGDGTNDAPALKEADIGLSMGIQGTEVAKQSSDIVILDDDIASVSTVLMWGRCVYNNIQKFIQFQLTVNIAALVINFIAAVSAGDVPLTAVQLLWVNLIMDTLGALALATERPTDELLNKPPVGRVEPLITNIMWRNIFAQSIFQIIILLTFQFRGKEIFDVDERVKNTIIFNTFVLCQVFNEFNSRKLEKRNIFKGIHRNRLFVGIIGMTVVLQVVMVEFLKKFADTDRLNGVQWGICIAIAALSWPIGWFVKMIPVPEKPFSKLIIRSG